In Phoenix dactylifera cultivar Barhee BC4 unplaced genomic scaffold, palm_55x_up_171113_PBpolish2nd_filt_p 000146F, whole genome shotgun sequence, one DNA window encodes the following:
- the LOC103722841 gene encoding protein IQ-DOMAIN 14-like, with amino-acid sequence MEKRKSWFERVKRFFSSEARSIPENSERRRRWLFGRLKSKCSPALPAPSPQKEPSLREVEEEQSKHAVAVAIATAAAAEAAVAAAQAAAAVVRLTGTPSSYHRSRDIAAIRIQTAFRGYLARRALRALKGLVRLQALVRGQSVRRQTAIALKGLQSLMKIQSLARASRMRIVEDNPNRDGRDLIHRKSKEKEDIKTMLQESNERRWDGSILSKDEIDAILKTRREAALKRERAMEYASVHQEKRNARRATTPSSKELDFDDLNHRWSWLEQWVGSQPLDKDIPVVHPSPSPEEKLHQDIHVSNSQICLDSDNKDEAEETQLRYFGRRSFNRSRRTSTRDDDSFWPSPSFPNYMASTASTKARFRSLSTPKQRVGTDICSDQYSPYTNRFLSPFPSIIGDASPSKTSKPSVFNQRSPNLKGQTSPNKVHRSSNYLGFDSECSLLDWDRGDAFR; translated from the exons ATGGAAAAAAGGAAGAGTTGGTTTGAACGCGTGAAGAGGTTCTTTAGCTCTGAGGCCAGATCAATACCGGAAAAT agtgagaggaggagaagatggcTTTTTGGAAGGCTAAAATCCAAATGCTCACCTGCCCTTCCGGCTCCATCACCACAGAAGGAACCATCACTcagagaagtagaagaagagcagAGCAAGCATGCAGTGGCTGTTGCCATTGCAACTGCAGCAGCTGCCGAGgctgctgttgctgctgctCAGGCAGCTGCTGCGGTTGTCCGCCTCACAGGAACTCCATCATCTTATCATAGGAGCAGAGATATTGCAGCAATCAGAATTCAGACCGCCTTCCGTGGCTATCTT GCAAGGAGAGCTTTGCGAGCACTGAAGGGCCTGGTTAGGCTTCAAGCTCTTGTTCGTGGTCAATCAGTGAGGCGTCAGACAGCCATTGCTCTCAAAGGTTTGCAGTCTCTTATGAAGATTCAATCACTGGCCCGTGCTAGCAGAATGAGAATTGTCGAGGATAATCCGAATCGTGATGGCAGAGACCTTATCCATAGGAAATCAAAGGAAAAGGAGGATATAAAGACAATG CTTCAAGAAAGCAATGAGAGAAGGTGGGATGGAAGCATATTATCGAAGGACGAGATTGATGCCATACTGAAAACCAGGCGAGAGGCCGCACTAAAGCGGGAGAGAGCAATGGAATATGCATCAGTCCATCAG gAGAAGAGAAACGCAAGAAGGGCAACAACTCCATCATCTAAAGAACTAGACTTTGATGATCTGAACCATAGATGGAGCTGGCTAGAGCAATGGGTTGGCTCACAGCCATTGGATAAGGACATTCCTGTGGTTCATCCGAGTCCAAGTCCAGAGGAAAAACTCCATCAGGACATTCATGTTTCAAATTCACAAATCTGTTTGGATTCTGACAACAAAGATGAGGCAGAAGAAACTCAACTCAGATATTTTGGCAGGAGATCATTTAACCGGTCAAGACGAACTTCCACAAGGGATGACGATTCCTTCTGGCCATCCCCTTCATTTCCAAACTACATGGCATCAACAGCATCAACTAAGGCAAGGTTTAGATCATTGAGCACACCAAAACAGCGGGTGGGAACTGACATTTGTTCTGATCAGTATTCCCCCTATACGAATAGATTCCTCTCACCATTCCCTTCCATCATCGGTGATGCAAGCCCCAGCAAGACCAGCAAACCTTCAGTATTTAATCAGAGATCACCAAACTTGAAAGGTCAGACAAGTCCCAATAAAGTTCACAGGTCCTCTAACTACCTTGGCTTTGACTCTGAATGCTCCTTGCTGGATTGGGATCGAGGTGATGCCTTTAGGTGA